The Phragmites australis chromosome 15, lpPhrAust1.1, whole genome shotgun sequence genome window below encodes:
- the LOC133893379 gene encoding uncharacterized protein LOC133893379, whose product MEKARRPRHVPAFGEWNYYSSSSSPNELELPPSGGAAPADWWYAPEPEACSDVWFRYSPPPRKPAPKRVRRREVRGVEVAAAEKLCYSGGKGRVPAARARASDSDNAGGVVEGRAQAKGARKVLRPVDEDLYRVPPPDSVSGRPRRKRAARSLWMGCLGVNCVA is encoded by the exons ATGGAGAAGGCGAGGCGGCCGCGGCACGTGCCGGCGTTTGGGGAATGGAACTActactcctcttcctcctccccgaaCGAGCTGGAGCTGCCGCCCTCCGGCGGTGCCGCGCCGGCCGACTGGTGGTACGCGCCGGAGCCGGAGGCCTGCAGCGACGTCTGGTTCAGGTACTCGCCGCCCCCGCGCAAACCTGCGCCCAAGAGGGTGCGGAGGCGGGAGGTCCGAGGCGTCGAAGTAGCAGCAGCAGAGAAGCTGTGCTACAGCGGCGGGAAGGGGCGTGTTCCGGCGGCGCGAGCGAGGGCTTCGGACTCGGACAATGCAGGCGGGGTGGTGGAGGGGCGCGCGCAGGCGAAGGGCGCCCGCAAGGTGTTGAGGCCCGTGGATGAGGACCTGTACCGGGTGCCCCCGCCGGACTCTGTCTCCGGCCGGCCAAGACGG AAGAGAGCGGCGAGGAGCTTGTGGATGGGTTGCTTAGGCGTCAACTGCGTCGCCTGA